The DNA segment CTCAGCCCTGCACCATGTCCAAAGTGCCCTGTGGTGTGCACGTGTCATCTCACAGAGCGCATCGAACCCTGCGCACTGGTGCGTGCACAGcagctgtctgcagagctgtgctgcccgCAACGCTGGGGCACACAGCCAGGCACCCCCTTCCCATGCCGGGACTCCAAGTGGGGGCACCCTGGGGACTCACAGGTGAGCAATCACACACCCTCAGGTCCAGGGGGATGTGTCCTATCACTTGACTCACACAAAACAGTGCTACTGTGCCACCGGGGTGAGCCACAAGGAACTTGTGCATTATGCTCCCAAGGgtggctccagccccagcagcatctcatAGGTGGGATTTCACCTCTTCTTTCCAAGTCTCCCTTCCAGATGCTCTCGCAGCATCTTCTGCCAGTCCCACCCCAGTCCACGGTGCCCACATTCAGCTCCCTTTTGGTCCTCAGCCCATCTAGGGCGAAAGCCCGTGTCACAGCTCTCCTTGCAGCACATCCCCCTTCTTGCTGGCCCTGAACTTATCCAGCCGTTTCACCCAGCAGGACCTCAGCCaagccaaattatttttaaattcctgcctggcaaTAATCTGCAGCATGCCAGGTGATTCACAGACTCAGGCAGGCAAGCCAGAGGGCAAACCATCCTGCTGACACCCTAGTTTTCTGTCCTTGCTCCCTTTCTATTTCCAGTTCTTGTCTTCAGATGTGCCCTTCAGTAGGCATGAGTCAAGCTCCAAAAACGCTGGGGGAAAGAGCCAGCACCATGGTCGCCTATTCCCAACACACACCAGGGTAGTACATACTTCTGGTAGGTTACTGTTGATATTTGCTCTGCTCTAATCCACCCTGATCTTTCCCTCAATTAGCCTCTGGAAGAGATTAAACTCTCATGTTGCCTAAGGAGCTTAATGTGTTGGGTCCACTCCTTCCCGGCACCGTCTCTCCGCCTGAGCCTGGCAAGAGCGAGACAAACTGTTCTCTCCTCCCAGCAACACAGCCAGACGTTCAGCAGGTGAACACGCTTTTTCAGCCTCtccctttgtttttcctcctgcctccttgAAAAACTCATTGCTTTTGCCCATTGTGGTCCTGCCTGGGGTAAAATAAGTGTCTAATTTTCTTCGTATGCTTTGATGCCTTCCAAACCGGGGCCATATTGCTTGAGCAGGAGATTAAAAAGCAGAGACTTTTGCCTGCAGTGTCattattttggtttgggatttgcttttttgttcaAAGCTCACATTTTGCTCTGGGCacactacaaaaataaaagaagagatCCACCCATGGTAGATGTGGGCAAAACTTAGTCCTTCTTGGCCAGAGAGGGATAGAAATTTTCCACCCAATATGGAGACATGAAGCAGTTGCTGTTAAGAGCAATCCAAAAATTACCCAACTGTGGCCACATCTGGGGGCTATTTTCATACATtccctatttcttttttttgtttgtttgttttggtgatCCATCTTCATGACACACGTGGTCAGGTGTGTGGGCAGGGGCGAAATCAGGCACACGAAGCTGTGAACGGCCACTTCAGTGCAAAGGCACTGGCATGTGGATGAGAGGATGAAGCAGATCGAGTTGATCTGGCAAACGTGGCATTGGTATGAATGACAGGCGATGTGTTTTGAGACCACAAACGAAACCACGCAATCTTGTAACAGCAGTGCCTTGCCCAGATCCCCGCGTGCACCCTGGGCCAGCCATTACCTGCTGTCTTTGGTAGGCAGAGAACGTCCTTTCCAGGTCTTCGAGGTCCAGGATTTTGAACACTTTTGCGTCATCTATGTCAGTCCACACGGTGCCTGCCAGCTTGCTCTGCAAGACAGTGGGAGCACTGCAGGTTGGGGGTCCCCTGCCCACCTGCCCTTACATCACTGGGTGGCCATCTGGCACCTCCAGTTTCACTGCCCAAACTATTGCCTGGCTTACCTCTGGCAGCTTGGACCAGTTGAAGGACTTGAGGGCATTCGTTGGCTGTGGGATGCTCTTCTTCTTGAGGGCCAAGCCCAGAGGTGCTCCGGGGGGAGGCATCACCCCATCCAGGGGTGGGGGGccaggtgggggtggggggccaCCTggagggggtggaggtgggggaggcGGTGGGGGACAGCCCCCGggaggcagtggtggtggtggtggagggggaagaagggatccaggagctggagaaggcaaAGGGCCACCAGGAGCTCCTGGTGGCAAGGGAGGTCCTCCGGGGCCAGCAGCACAGATCGCCCTCTAGGAGTGAAAGAGAGAGGGGACCAGTCATACAGAACTGGGGGAAACCACCCAAGAAACATCCCCGTGCcgatttttcatttttttggccAAATTTAAGCAGCATAGGAAGCACTCAAAGGTTTCAGCACTCCTGACTGAGATCCAATGCAGCTGGAGAGGCAAAATCACCCCATCAGCAGGGACGGACATCTTGGTAGCCCTCCCAGCAAGCACCTTTCTCAGCCCCCTACGCAGCTCAGCCGCCAGAAATCACCCCATGGTGTCTGCAGGGGGTTTGGGACCAGGCCTCAATGGGGAGGAGGTTTAGGGCCTCACCCTGCTCATCTCATGGAGTTGTGCCGTGAGGTCTGCCACCTGCTGCTTGACCTGCTTGTGCTCGCTGGACTCCTTCTCCAGTTTCTCCTTCATCTTGTTCAGTGTCTGCatcatttcttccttctcctgggCCTTGGCATCGCACTCCCGCTccttcttctccagcttctgctgaagCTCGGTGTGCTCTGAAACAGACCCAGGAGACCACTTTTGGGTGACAAACACTCCCTTTTGGTGAACGGCAGCATGCCTGGGGGCAAACCCCCACGCTgccctgcagagagctgtgcaGTTAAGAAAAGGGAGCGTGTGCTGTGCCTTAATACCCTGGCCAGGGCCTCCCCATGAAAAAATGACTTTCTGCTTTGCCCGCTTCCCTTGTAAGCCCCACGGCACGGTATTATCTCAGCCACTCCTTAAAGCCTGCAGAATCCATCCAGCTAAGTACATGTATATGTTAGCTGTTTAGCTTACCGTGTGCACTAAGGTTAGAATTAACACTGTGTATCTCCCCATCACTCACCTTTTCgcattttttctgcttgttctttccactgtttcacttcattttcattGACTAacctaaaatgaaaagatatGTAGCATGTGAGACAATCCTATCCCAGTAAACAAGCAACCATCATCAGCAAGAAACAGGATTGAGCAAGCCTGGGCAGTGGGATTTAAGGTTCCCAAACTGGTATTTCTAACGATTCTGTATTctgcctccccccctccccccccaataGGGTTTTGTGGTCTGGGATGCAGTGCTTTCTCAACAGCTCCAGGGGTGCCTGCTTGTCCAACTGAGGAGCAGAAACATCACTGGGTGACACTACGTGACGAATAAAgaacagtgacagcagcagtcAGGGAAAATAGCTCACTGAGGGCACAGAAGCTTAATTCACCTGCACAGTGCAGGTCAAAGCGATGCCAACCTGGCAGGAGTaacccccagccctggccctcTCGCCTGCTggtgcaggaggcagcaaaGGCACGGCAGCCCGTGTCGGTGCAGCAAAGGCACGGCAGCCCGTGTCGGTGCAGCAAAGGCACGGCAGCCCGTGTCGGTGCAGCAAAGGCACGGCAGCCCGTGTCGGTGCAGCAAAGGCACGGCAGCCCGTGTCGGTGCAGCAAAGGCACGGCAGCCCGTGTcggtgctgctcagcagccagccctgggaaAGGTGGGCAAGCACTTACATTCGGACAACGTTTTTAATATTGAAGTTTTCCAGGGGAGTGGCGTCAGGGTCCTGCCCTTTGTCACTCTGGATGACAATCTGCTGCACGATCCTGTCAAGCAGCAGCCAGTACTGGACAGTGTTGCCACTTCTTTTATCTGGAGGCAAAGAAGGGGAGAGActgagaggagcagcagggaggttgCTGCCGCTCAGGTAGGAGATGTGGGCTAGCaagcccccagcagctgcaggtttcCTTGGCTCCCCCGGGACTCACAAGGCATTTGGAGACAGTGGTGCAGGATAGACATAAAGTGCGGGTATGCCTCGGTGTGCGTCAGCCTCTTCCTCGTCAGCTCAAACATCTGAGTCGCACTTTTGGTGTCAATGTGGACCTGTGGACAAGAGCGAAGCAAGGTCAGGCCACTGGACTGGTGATGACACCGCTTGTTTCCCAAGTCTCAGTTCCAAACTCTTCCAGCCTCCAGTCCTTATCGGCGGCTAAAGGAGAAGAGGGATGAAGCAGGCTGTAGGATGGAGGTTGCAACAGAGCAGGGCAACAGGAGACAGATTTCCAACCTCCAAATTATATCCAAAGACTGCACTCATCCCAGGACATGTAGGCGCTTTTAAAAGGAACCGTGACATTGAGTGTCGGTGTCTGCATCAGCAATGTTCGTACTCACCAGCTCAAATCTTTTGGCAAATTCCAGTTCGTCTTCGTTTCTAagcatttcaaaaaaatctaagtgcctgaggaaagaaagggggggaaaaaagactgTTAAAAGCAGATACAAATGTGACAATTCATAAATTGCAGGCAACCAGTCTGGCAACAGCCCAGAGACAAGCAGAAGTTCAAACATCAACTAGATCTTCAGTCGCGAGATCCCAGTCATTACAGCCTGTCCAAGGAGCTTTTTGGGatgaaaagaggaggagggctAGCAGCATCCTCCAGGTCCACAGTGGCACATCCTTCCCAGCTCAACCCCTGTTAAAGCGCAGCAAAACCACGCCagactttttcctctctctttggTGACAGCAAAGAATTTCCTCCAGAGGGGTGAGTCTAGACCCACATGCTTTCCCCAGAGACCAAGTCCAGAAACCAGAAAGCAAGGGTACAAGGCAAGGGCAGAAATAACCAGTGGGCTGGGGCTCACTACTCACCGGTCAAGGGTTGAATTTTCATGCTCTCTCAGTTTATCAATGACTGGCTGGATCCCAAGCATGAGAAATTCGTATCTCAGATGAAGTCTGAAATCTAGGCTTTCCTGCAAGGGACAGTTGTGGGGTCAACATCACAAGGTGCACATCCTCAGAAAgcttactgaaataaaaccaccccaaacccaccaaaacaccTCCCTCTCCAGGAGCCCTGGTGCTTACCACGCCTGCCCCCTGGCTCAGGACTGCATTGATGAAGGACATGATGGCTGTCTTGAGGCTCACTTCATCTCGATACCGCCCTGTGCTCTTGTCCAAGTCATTGATCAGTGTCTGCCAAACACACATCATCAGTTAAACACCCAGGGACAGCCCCAATGCTGCACAAATGGCCAGGGGATGCATGCAGGAACAAGTCCTTGTGATGCTCCTACAGCCCCTGTAGCAACCCACTGGTGATGGAtcatcagctgctgcctgctgtaatgcagcccaccccagcacccattTCAGCTAACATCAGTCCATCCAGATGTGCTGCAGCCTCGCACAGCTGTGATCCCAGGGTCCCTGCACAAACAAGCATTTTTTGGGGGTACTGCGTTAAATAACTGGTTCCTCACTCTTTGCTTAGCTGCAGATCTCATCAGACATGGTTCTGGGGTAGTTCCCAGAGTATCTAAGTTGCAAACAGTCATAATACATCATTTGCAAGTGGCATTTAGATACTCAGAAGGAGGAAGGGACAAGAATGCCAAATTTTGGGAGCCGAGGGGCGAGCTGAGACCCACCTACCTGAAAACGAGTCCGTTCACTGGCGTATTTCTGGTAGTGCAGCATCGCCTCCAGTACCTTTTTGTGGCCCCCGGGAACCAGGCACACAGCGCCCATGATTTCCAGCACTGCCACCTTTGTCTTAATATTCTCTGTGCTCAGACTCTGAGCAATTACATTAATACTCTCCGAATGGGCCAGGACGTGAGCCCGGCCCAGGGAGTTGTTCATTAGTGCTTTTATACATCCAATGAGCGAGGTATGTATTCGAGACTCTGCTGTCTCATAGTCCATGCTTTTGAGGAAGTTCAGAATACACGACAAGCCATCCAGGTCGATGAACCGGGTTACAAACCTGTCAGAAAGAGGGTTTTTAGCTTTAAGTCCAAATGCCAAAGGACCATTTTACCCTTAAACAGGGCTGACTTGTCTGTTGTTGTAAACCCAGAACCTTCTGTATATTTTCTCTTGGGCAGACAGCAAACCTGCAGGGCTCCTATGGCCCAGAGACAGGGACGGAGTTGTAAAAATCAATTTCATTGTTGCCTGGTAGCGTAGGCAGCCAGGCATCATCTGCACAAGGCTGTCCAGAACAAGGGTATTTGGAAGAGGACCAGCTAACCCAGCCATCAGCACAGTCCCCAGGATGGAGGTTAGGAGTCTACAGCTACGCTACTGCAAAACCTTCCCAGTCTCCTTCCCAGTCTCCAACCTGAGTCTTAAATCCCACTCACTTGGGACCAGTTTTGACACAGAACTGGAAGAAGCTCCCAAGCCCTGGCGTCACCTCCTCATCAGCCACAGACACCCCAACACCAGCTGAGCCCAAGTCCATGACACCTGTCAGACCTCCTGTCTCCTGCCTCACCATCCACATCCTTCTCCCATAGGCACATCTcaccagttttatttctgatttttatgatGACTTATGATGCCACTAAATAGAAAGCAGACAACAAACGCACAGCAGTGCCCCTGGCAGACTCACTAGAGCATGCAGACATAGCACTGCATGCTACTCAGGCATTTTAGGATCTCCCTACCCGATGCCATCCAGGCTGGGTGTATTCTGGTTTGGCAAAAGGCACAGGCTCGGAAAGCAAACGAGCCAAGAACATCCCAGCACTGGGAtgattttaattcaaaacaagCCATGCTGATGCGCAGCAACAAAAGGGGTAATTGCAGGGCTGGGAAAAACTGATTTCGCTGCTTCAAAGCCCGCTCTTCTTCCAGCCAAAGTCAATAGGAAATGTGATGTTCACTTCCCTGGGAGCAAAAGCAGGTCCAACAGGTAAAATTTTCTGTagagcctgctgcctccctctgTCTTCCAGTGAGACAGACTCACAAACTACTTTTAAGGACTTTGCAAAGTTTCATGGCTGGGTACCAGCCCTACTCCCAGGGCACTGCTGGAAGCCAACATCCAAGAAGCCCAGGTTTCACAGCAATCGGGTGCTCACCCTTGACTCTGGGAATTTCTTACCATCACCAGAACcattgcaaaacagaaatggaagagcAGAATGTATTTGCAAGCAACAGCAAACTTGTTTCTTCCATAACCAGAACAGGTCATGAATTTCTTAATGAAGCATATTCCCATCAGCGAATGTTGATCTGAGGCATCTTAAAGGTTTTGTAGATGTGTGCATGCAGACTCCAGAGAAaatgaatttagaaaaaaagagacattcAGAGTCCCACCCTTTATCTTCTCCATCAAAACCTCctagcaacttttttttttttttttgcatttcataaaaGCCTGAAGATTCATgtgattttattcctttaaacaGTGCAAGAGAAGTTAAAGTTGAAACAAAGGGCCTAGTTGACCAACAAAAATtgggttttcttaaaaaaaaatcgaTCTGGAAGGAATTTTTACATTCTGTTCCAATgaggacaaaagaaaatttggaggggggtgggaaggaagtTGCCAGATTTGTCTGAACAGATGTGAAAGTCCTGGTGGCTCTTGGTCACTATAAGGACCAAGGAAAAGGAATAGAATGACAAGAGGtgaactgaaagaaacaagTGGCATTTCAGGGTCCTTGGCTCCCTCATCCTGTGCAACCCCCATTTACATTCCTATTTAACCCCCCTCTCGACCAGAAAACTCAAACCCAAAGCCATGACCGCAGCGATATAGTCAGGAAACGGAAGGGAATTGCCTCATCGGTTTTGTCCGCAGTGCAGTCTTCAAACTTTcgattgttttgtttctctcatcCTCATCTTCTTTTTCCAGGGCGATCAGTGATTTTCTCTgcaaaaggagaaaggcagaTGTGAGAGGGGAGGTTTCCCTGCGAAACATGTGCCCAAGGAGTGGGAGCACCCGCCACCTGTCCTGCCAAGCCAcggggacacagctgggacccTAAACTGACTCTGGAAGTCCAGAAATCCAGATCCTTATGGCAATTGCAGGACTTGGGAAAAGGAGCAGTGAGGCAAAACCCTTTGTGGTCTGCAAGGAGATGGCCTAGACTGGGGACAACAGGATGAACCTGTTGCTTTAGCCCAAAGACGCTGCCTGCAAGCACCCACACAACTTGCTAGCACGTGTAAAATTAAGCTGTGAGTGTTTGGGGCACTGCAAGTCAGTGACACTGCAAACCCACATGGGCTTTGCCCAGTGGAACAGTGGAGCAGTGCTGCTGACCACCTTGCACCTTCCTGGCcacttgggttttgtttcaaagcagcaggaaaaaaaaccattgtCTGATGCTGAGTGAAGCTGCAGGAACCTCTTCCTCAAAGCAGTCATCAACCACCAGCAAGCTCTGACAAGATGCTGGACTTCACCGCCCCGAGACAACTGGGACAGCTGGATCACCACCTCAAGAGGACACAGTTAGCATTGTCCTGCATGATTATTAAGTTCCAGAGTTAATGCCCTGCAGGTAGGAGCGGCATCACCCCAACCTGCTGACCTGAAACTCATCTAGACAAGCCCATGTTGGAGGATGCTcgtgactgtccccctgcaaCCCTCAGACtcagaggagagagaggggaaggctGCAATTCAGGCAGAGAGCATCCCAACTCATGGGCTCTGGATGTAAATCCTGGCATGTCCCCTACAGCCCTCCAGGAAACACACCTTGTAAAACAAAGAGGTAAATAAGTGCATCACAGTATCCCATAAGAAAGCGTCTGGCTGAACCCTGCCCAGAGATGCTGCAGGTGACAAGAATTCTGATGTTTCCAGAGGACAatcccagggctggaggggtcTGTGAGGATGCAGGGGGCTGAGCAAACACTGACTGGGGGTTTACAAAGGGAAGGTGATAAAttggggcaggggagaaggaGGGTTCCTTTAGCCTCTCCTGGTACACATGCATCCCAACAGGCACCCATGTGCCACTGCAAAGGAGCTGAGGGGATGTCACACAGCCTGGAGGGGATGGGATGCTGCATCCACGCTTGGCGTCAGCCAGGTGGGTCCTGCTAACCCTGTCACTCTCAGGACTTCCAGTGCAACCCACCAGTGTCCACATGGGCTGGGGACTGGCTGTGTGCACGGGATGCCCTTTGCATCTCCCACGCCGAATTGTGCTatccagctggtgctgggggcaccTGACTCCTGCAGCTCTACCTGGGTACCacggctgcctgcagccccgggCCCACACAGGGTACGGCTTGATCACCCCAACTCATGCAACCAAGGCTACAGCTGAAGCAACACCCGGGGTGCTTTCTACACCATCTGATGATGCTGGGCCCTCCGAGGTGTCAGGGTGAGCCCTGGAGCACCAACTGAGGCTAAGCCAAAAGATAGAAAAAGGGACCAAGCAGATACAAGGAGCTGCGCTGAACTGTGCGTTTAACCCAGCTCCTCTTCAGCAGTGTGTCAGGGAGGCCAAAGCCACCCTCCAGGTATCTGGCAGGCTTTGACCACAAgctctgcctggctggcagcCCATGGCCAGCCCCGTCTGTCCCTGTGTTCCCAGAGGGGAGCAGCACAACCTCCTGGCTCGCAGACCCCCTGTTCACCCCTCTGTACCTGTTCCTCCACCCAGCCCCACCTTCCCTGTCACTGTGACAGCAGGGCAAAGGTGGGGcatgggggaaagaaaaaatattttatttttagttttccacACTGCTCCCATTCCTAGAGCAGCGATCATGAACGTCAGCATCTTCAGCCTCTGAAAGTTGGATGAAGGGACTCTGAACTGTGCAGCCTTGAGGGAgtatttcctacagaaaagaGC comes from the Falco cherrug isolate bFalChe1 chromosome 7, bFalChe1.pri, whole genome shotgun sequence genome and includes:
- the DAAM1 gene encoding disheveled-associated activator of morphogenesis 1 isoform X1, whose translation is MAPRKRSGRGISFIFCCFRSSDHPEITYRLRNDSSFALQTMEPALPMPPVEELDVMFTELVDELDLTDKHREAMFALPAEKKWQIYCSKKKDQEENKGATSWPEFYIDQLNSMAARKSLIALEKEDEDERNKTIESLKTALRTKPMRFVTRFIDLDGLSCILNFLKSMDYETAESRIHTSLIGCIKALMNNSLGRAHVLAHSESINVIAQSLSTENIKTKVAVLEIMGAVCLVPGGHKKVLEAMLHYQKYASERTRFQTLINDLDKSTGRYRDEVSLKTAIMSFINAVLSQGAGVESLDFRLHLRYEFLMLGIQPVIDKLREHENSTLDRHLDFFEMLRNEDELEFAKRFELVHIDTKSATQMFELTRKRLTHTEAYPHFMSILHHCLQMPYKRSGNTVQYWLLLDRIVQQIVIQSDKGQDPDATPLENFNIKNVVRMLVNENEVKQWKEQAEKMRKEHTELQQKLEKKERECDAKAQEKEEMMQTLNKMKEKLEKESSEHKQVKQQVADLTAQLHEMSRRAICAAGPGGPPLPPGAPGGPLPSPAPGSLLPPPPPPPLPPGGCPPPPPPPPPPPGGPPPPPGPPPLDGVMPPPGAPLGLALKKKSIPQPTNALKSFNWSKLPESKLAGTVWTDIDDAKVFKILDLEDLERTFSAYQRQQDFFVNGNSRQKEDAIDDTLSSRHKVKELSVIDGRRAQNCNILLSRLKLSNEEIKRAILTMDEQEDLPKDMLEQLLKFVPEKGDIDLLEEHKHELDRMAKADRFLFEMSRINHYQQRLQSLYFKKKFAERVAEVKPKVEAIRAGSKAVLQSSSLQQLLEVVLAFGNYMNKGQRGNAFGFKISSLNKIADTKSSIDKNITLLHYLITIVEKKYPKVLRLHEELRDIPQAAKVNMTELEKEINTLRSGLRAVETELDFQKSQVQQTGDKFVSVVSQFITLASFSFSDVEDLLMEAKELFSKAVKHFGEDTDKIQPDEFFGIFDQFLQAVTEAKQENENMRRRKEEEERRARMEAQLKEQRERERKARKAKESGEEGGEFDDLVSALRSGEVFDKDLSKLKRNRKRIANQLADSGRERPVTKLNF
- the DAAM1 gene encoding disheveled-associated activator of morphogenesis 1 isoform X2, with translation MAPRKRSGRGISFIFCCFRSSDHPEITYRLRNDSSFALQTMEPALPMPPVEELDVMFTELVDELDLTDKHREAMFALPAEKKWQIYCSKKKDQEENKGATSWPEFYIDQLNSMAARKSLIALEKEDEDERNKTIESLKTALRTKPMRFVTRFIDLDGLSCILNFLKSMDYETAESRIHTSLIGCIKALMNNSLGRAHVLAHSESINVIAQSLSTENIKTKVAVLEIMGAVCLVPGGHKKVLEAMLHYQKYASERTRFQTLINDLDKSTGRYRDEVSLKTAIMSFINAVLSQGAGVESLDFRLHLRYEFLMLGIQPVIDKLREHENSTLDRHLDFFEMLRNEDELEFAKRFELVHIDTKSATQMFELTRKRLTHTEAYPHFMSILHHCLQMPYKRSGNTVQYWLLLDRIVQQIVIQSDKGQDPDATPLENFNIKNVVRMLVNENEVKQWKEQAEKMRKEHTELQQKLEKKERECDAKAQEKEEMMQTLNKMKEKLEKESSEHKQVKQQVADLTAQLHEMSRRAICAAGPGGPPLPPGAPGGPLPSPAPGSLLPPPPPPPLPPGGCPPPPPPPPPPPGGPPPPPGPPPLDGVMPPPGAPLGLALKKKSIPQPTNALKSFNWSKLPESKLAGTVWTDIDDAKVFKILDLEDLERTFSAYQRQQKEDAIDDTLSSRHKVKELSVIDGRRAQNCNILLSRLKLSNEEIKRAILTMDEQEDLPKDMLEQLLKFVPEKGDIDLLEEHKHELDRMAKADRFLFEMSRINHYQQRLQSLYFKKKFAERVAEVKPKVEAIRAGSKAVLQSSSLQQLLEVVLAFGNYMNKGQRGNAFGFKISSLNKIADTKSSIDKNITLLHYLITIVEKKYPKVLRLHEELRDIPQAAKVNMTELEKEINTLRSGLRAVETELDFQKSQVQQTGDKFVSVVSQFITLASFSFSDVEDLLMEAKELFSKAVKHFGEDTDKIQPDEFFGIFDQFLQAVTEAKQENENMRRRKEEEERRARMEAQLKEQRERERKARKAKESGEEGGEFDDLVSALRSGEVFDKDLSKLKRNRKRIANQLADSGRERPVTKLNF